The genomic segment TTGTTGAGCGAGTTGCCGCCGCCGTTGTAGTAGGGCAGCGCGAGGCTGGCGTAGAGCGAGACACCAAAGGCCAGTAGGACCGTCACCACCATCGCGGTCATGAGAGCCCGGGAGTTCTTGGGGGAGGTCGAGGTCGTGCGGGCGCCCATCATCACCGAGGGGGCCAGCATCTCGCGGGGGTCGAAGAGGAACATGGTCTCCCAGCGGGTCATGGTGAAGAGCTGGCTGGTCTTGAAGGGGGCGGTGCCAAAGAGAAACGAGAAGATATCGATCGAGCCGTAGGGCTGCGCCATGAAGACCAGGCCCGCCTGACAGACCGCCCAGGAGATCGTGATCAGCCCCAGGGTCATGGTGACCAGCGAGACCAGGGTCAGCAAGATCGAGACACCTGCCAGGGTGAGCCAGAGCGCGATCCCACCGTAGGCGATAAACAGACAGATCAGCGCCGCGCGGTAGGAGAGCAGCTCCCCGGAGTCGTCGATCTCCTTGGCACGCGGGCCACCCAGGGCTTTCTCTACGATATCCCCAAAGTGCCGCCGCCCGGTCCAGAGGGTCCAGAGCACCAGCGCGATCCCGCCGCCATACGCCTGGAGCGCAGAGAAGTTGGTGTCGCTGTAGCCCTGCGGCCCCGGCATGAGCCAGTTGTAGAGGCCACAGATCAGCACCTGGAGCTTGAAGACCAAAAAGAAGAACCAGAGCGAGAAGCAGACCTCCGCAGGGAGCAAGTAGGCGATCCCAATCACCATAAAGAGAAGGCGCGCCGGAAACCACCCGACCAGGTTCCAGGGACGCACAGTCAGGAAGTCGTTGAAGGACCACTCCAGGTTGATATCGGGGATCGACGGGTAGAGCAGGTGCAGGCCCTTGACTGTGTGGATCACGGTGCTAAAGAGGACGCCGCCCCAGAGCATGGGATTGCGAAAGAACGCATTGACCTTGCGCCCCGGCTCGGGGTCCTCGGCGATCAGGAGGGGGAGGGTGACCAGAGGAAAGGAGAACTTCTCGTTCTCGATCCACTGGCGGCGCAGGAGGGTGCAGATCGAGAAGGTCGCCAGCAGAAAGAGCATCGCCAGCATGCCCCAGAAGAACAGCGGGCCGCGCCACGCCTCCCAGGGGATGTGCTCCTCGCCCTTGTGGTAGCCGTTGAAGAAGGCATCGGCGGCCTCTTTGTCCTGGAACTGGGTCCACTTGGGGAGCTCTCCCAGAAACTTCTGCTCCCAGTTGTTGGTGTCGTTGGCGAAGGCCTTGTGTGCGACAATCTCGGGGATGAAGTAGCGCATCATCCCCGACGACGGTATCCCCGATGCCACTAGGATCAGGGTCCAGATCGTGAGGAGCTCGCCGCGCTGGAAGACCGCCTTGGGCGCGACCGTGCGCAGGAGGGCGTTGATGGCAAAGGCGAAGAAGAACAAGACAAAGAGCGCCCCGATCGGAAACTGCGTCCCCGCGATATAGGTCGCGGCGACCTTGAAGTCGTTGTAGGGCGTCACCGCCGCAAAGAACAGCGCAAAGGCAATCCCAATAAAGAGCGCACGCGGCGTCACGGCACGTTGGTTCACAAAGGGATTATACCCTTAGAGCCGGAAACCAACGGAGATACCTGCTTGGACAGGTTGTGTGACGGAAGGAAGCGTCAGTGTCAGCTCGGTGAAGTAGAGCCCTCCACCGACACCTGCAAAGACTTTACCGCCAAGCTCCGTGCGCTTGCGCGTTCCAGCACCCCCTCCTGAGAATGTCGTGAGGTAGCTTCCCAACCCCACACCGACCCAGCCGTATCCGCGTGACTGGCGCACAGAGAAGCCGACACCACCAAAGCCATCCATGGTTTCTGCGGAGGGGGGAGCATTGGGATCGGCAGAGGTGCCGCTGCCACTGCCCAGGGAGAAAGCACTCTCTGCATAGAGGCTCAGCGTGCGTTGCGGTGTGAGGCGCTTGGTATCTAGGGAGGCTCCAAACCAGAACAAATCACGTGTCGGTGCCGTGGAACCTCCCAGTGTCATCCGAAACGGACGGCTCTGGGCAAGTGCGGGGGTGGTAAGAAGAGCGAGACTAAGAGCAAGTAGGTGGCTTTTCATTGTTGAATTAGAGTCCTCTATGCTTCGGAGGCTTCAAGTAGTTCCTCCCAGCGTGCAATCGTCAGGTCGGTGTAGAGTGCCGGGGCGAGGCCGTAGCTCCCCAGGGAGAACCCATCGTTAACCTCGACCAGCGCGGTCTGCCCGGTTGCGAGGACGCCAAAGTCGATGGCATAGGCCCGGACATGGGTCTTTGACGCCGTGAGCGTGGCGATTGCCTGCTCCATCACGGACCGCTCGGGGAGCGCTGTGCTGTCACCCGCGTAGTGCCGGATATCGAGCACCATGCCATCGAGCACAAATACCCGCCACTCGGAGCGCCAGGCGACCACCTCGCTGCAGCAGACAGGGAGGCTCCGCGAGACGCCGACAGCTTGCCAGAAGTCCGCGGTGCTCTCCAGAACAAAGCCGGTGAAGCGCTTGGTATGCCCTGCAGGCTTAAGAAAGCGCGGCGCGGCACCGTCGGCGGCGCGGTCCAGCTCCGCTCCCAGCGTGCTGGTCCAGACACGGCGGTGCAGGTAGGGGCGGAGGCAGTCCGGGTAGTCGTGGGGCTCAGGAAGGGGGATTTTGAGCTGCTTCAGTGCGCTCCGCACGGAGTCGATGGAGCCCGCGACTAGGCTCTCGGGGGTAAGCGCCAGCTGGCGGCGTGCGAGCTGCTTGGCGGTGAAGAGTGTGACCGGAATCCCGCGTCGCGGGAGGGTTTCTGCCAACAAGGCCAGCTCCGGCTCCTGCCGGCCCTGGCCCTGTTCTTCCAAATAGGCGTGGGTGACCACCCTAGCGCTGGTGCGCGGGGAGGATCTTCAGCCGCCGCCGGGGCTCGACCCCGATGGACTCGCTGCCCAGCTCGGCGCGCTCGACCAGCTGGTGCTGCAAGCGGCGGACATAGGCGTTCTGCGGCGCCAGCTCGACCGCCTCGCCGGTCTCTTGGACATGCTCAATGGCATCCGATGCCTCGGCGATCGCGGCCTCTTCATCCGTCGGGAGCACCGTGGGCTGGAGGCCGAAGACCTCGCGCAGGGCGCTCTCGATCTGGATGTAGGTGTTGCTGCGCACCACAAAGGTGGGGATGTTCTTGTTGCGTGCCTCGTGGATCTTGGACGGCTCGCGCCGGAACGTGGCCTTGAGCGCGACAATCAGGTCGGCGTCTTTCATGTCCCGCGCCACGACTCCGGGCACCCGCAGGTTCGCCATCGCTCGCTCTAGGCGTGAGCGGGAGACACCGTAGGGGAAGAGATGGACGGTCTTGCCGCTGGTGCCGATGCTCTTGACATCAGAGCCAGCGCTGCGCTCGGAACCCATCCCACGCTCCGTACCCATCCCCCGGCCCCTGCCTTCGTCGTAGGACGGGCTGATTGGCTCGGGATCGAAGGTCATGCCGTAGGTGCCGCCGGTGCGCTCGCCCGGACGGTCCGGGGGAAGCTCGGCCTTCTGTACCACTTCCACGACGCCGCCGGTGTTGCGGACACGGATCTCCGGGCGGGGCTGCTGGCCGCGGAGCATCTTGTCCACCACCTTGGCAACATCGTGGTGGATCGCGAGCTTGTCCACTTCCAGGATCTCGATAATGACATCAAAAGTGGGGGGAGCCTTGCGCTCCAAGACGGTCTTCTGGGTGCCGCGCCGCTTGGCCTCTTCATCGCCCAGGGTGACGGACTGAATCCCGCCGACTAGGTCGGAGAGGGTGGGGTTGAGCAGCAGGTTCTCCAGCGTGTTGCCGTGGGCCGTTCCCACGAGCTGCACGCCGCGCTCGGCGATCGTGCGGGCGGCGAAGGCCTCCTGCTCGGTGCCGATCTCGTCGATGACGATTACCTGCGGCATGTGGTTCTCCACCGCCTCAATCATCACCGCGTGCTGCTCCTCCGGCCGCTTGACCTGCATGCGCCGGGAGCGCCCAATCGCCGGATGCGGGATGTCGCCATCGCCGGCGATCTCATTGGACGTGTCCACGATCACGACCCGCTTGCGAAACTCCGACGAGAGAATGCGCGCCACTTCTCGCAGCTTGGTGGTCTTGCCCACGCCCGGTCGGCCCAGCATGAGGATGGACTTTCCGCTCTCGACAATATCGCGGATGATGTCCACGGTCCCAAACACCGCGCGGCCAATGCGCAGGGTCAGCCCGACCACGCGATCCCGGCGGTTGCGGATGCAGGAGATGCGGTGCAGCGTCCGCTCGATCCCGGCGCGGTTATCAAAGCCAAAGTCGGAGATGCGCTCGGTGATGTGGTCGATGTCCTCCAGCGTCACCTCATTGGCCGGGTCCAGGGGATCGTCGCTGGCCGGCAAGAGCTCGATCTGGAGGTTGTTGCCAAAGCGCGCCTCGGCGGGGCGCCCCAGGTCCAGGACCAGCTCTAAGAGGTCGGAGTGCTCGACGAGATGCGGCGCAAGGGCGGCGTGCACGCGCTCGGGGAGGACCGAGAGGATCATGTCCAGGTTGTCGGTGATCTGGCGCTGCGCTAAAACTATATTTTCGTGCAATTCTATTTCGGTCTCTTTAGTGGGCAAGACCCGGCCTCTTTCAGTAGTCACGGTATTATACCGCCGACAAGGGGCTGTTTGTTAAAAGGTGTCGTGGAATGGGTCCATGAAGGGGAGGCGGGGGCGTGGTGGTTTCGACGAGGCGGTAGTCCACACAGAACCCCCTTTCCCAGTGAGGAACGATGGGTATCCTCTGGGTGCGGGAGAGGGGGCAGGGGGAGAGGTTACGGCACCGATCTAAGCCATAGGCACCCCACCAAAAAACAGCGCCTCGCTTTCGCAAGGCGCTGCAATCCATATTCGCTCCCCCTTCGCGAAGCCGGAGGGGGTCGCGCGCTAAAGCGCGGGGGGAGGTAAAAACGCTACGGCAGCTCCCGCACGTAGATGTTCTTGAAGAAGATCGGGTTTCCGTGGTGCTGGAGCTCGATCTGGCCGGTGGGGAAGATCGGAATCTTGCGGTCCCAGTAGTTCTCCATCTGGACACTCTGGACCACCAGCTTGTTGTTCAGGTACACCGTGACACGGTCTCCGACCATCAGGATGCGGAACTCATTCCACTCCCCGACCGGGTTGTCCGCCACTTGCGTCGGCTTGCTGGGGTTCTTCTGGTTGTTGTAGAGTCCGCCCGAGCCGACTTGGGCGCCGACATTGGTGAGCGCCGTGTCCCAGATCTGCACCTGGGGTGAGCCGCGTAGGTAGATGCCGGAGTCGCCGCCGGGGCCGATCTTCCAGCTCACCAGCAGCTCAAAGTTCTTGTAGTCTTTTACCGTGCAGAGGCTATCGTTCTTGCCGTCGTAGCAGATGACGCCGTCTTTTGCGGTCCAGTGCTTCAGGGCCTCGTCGGTCTTGACCTTCTCTTGCGCGGCCAGCTCCTCAGGGGAGAGCTTGGCGCGGGTGAGCGGGTTGCCCAGCAGGCCCTTCCAGCCCTTGAGGTCCTTGCCGTTGAAGAGCGCGGTAAAGCCCTTGGGAGCGACATTGTCCTTGGGGGCCTTGCTCAGGTCCTTGACCTCCAGGTTGCGGAACCAGACCTCGGAGTTGTGGCCCAGAAAGCCAATATGGCCGCTGGGGCGCAGCATCCCCGGATGGGCCGCCAGAGTCGCCGGATCGCTGACTGCGTTCAGATCGCCCTCGACAATCTTCTTGCCGTTGAGGGTCACGGTGATACGGCGTCCCTCGCAGCGAATCTCCTCTTTGTTCCACTCGCCGGTCGGCTTGAGGGCACCGCGCTTGGCGGGGAGGACCTTGTAGATCGAGCCGTGGTACTGCCCGGGCTCCAGCTTGGCGTAGACCGGCGCGGGATCGTCGAGCACCTGGCACTCCATCCCGACATAGGCCGCGTCGCCTTCGTAGGGCGCCCGGAGGCCAATCCCATTGTTGGCACCGGGAGTCAGCTTGAACTCAAAGCGGTAGACAAAATCGGAGTACTCTTTCTCGGTGAAGAGGTTGCCTCCGCCATCGGCCGGACAGACAATGCAGCCGTCTTTGATCACGTAGCCAGGCCCATGCCCCCCGATCAGCTTCCACCCGTTGAGGGTGGTGCCATCAAAGATCTTCTCGAATTTTTGCGCCATGGCCGAGGGCACCATGAGCACGAGCGCGGCGAGCGCCGCGAGCACCTTTACTTTCATGGGGCAGTATTCGCGCTCTCCCCGGCAAAAACCTTTGCATCTTGGAAATTGCGGCGGTAACATTGTGAAAGGATTCACGAAGTGCCGCCTCATTCCATGAGGCGTCTGCAGTGGCGTTCCGCCGCGAAGCCTGTGCCAGGCTGGAGAGCGCACTTCCCCAGCCCGGAACGGGCTTTGCGGCACGCAGTGCCACTGCAGACGCCGGTTTTCAACCGGCGGCGAGATGAAACATCATGGGTAAACCGCCAATCAAAGCCTTGCTCCTCACTCTGGCTGGGGTCTGGACCGCCGCCGGGCTGGGAATCTACTCGCTGACCCGCTTCGACCGCCAGCAGAACATCACGATGCTCCTGCCGCGGACGAAGGCACCGATCTTTGTCTTGCCCGACCAGACCGGACGGCTCCACAACCTCGCGGACTACGACCAGCGCTCGGTGGCCTTGGTCTTCCTGCCGGGCGTCAGCGACGAGGTACGGGGGGAGCTGCGCTCGCTCAAGAACGAGATGAAGCGCTTCGATAAGATCGGGGTGAAGGTCTTTGCGGTCGCGCCCCTGGAGAGGTCGGTCGCGGCCGAGCTCCACGACAGCGAGTCGCTCAACTTCCCGATCCTGCTCGATACGGGCGGCAAGATCGGGCAGCAGTTTGGAGTCGCGCCCGGTCGGCCCTATGTCTCGTATGTCCTCGGGCCTCAGGCCAAGGTGCTCCTGCCCATTGCGACCGTCCAGCCCAAGGAGCACGGGACCCAGCTGGTCGAGCTCGCGGCCTGCTTCTTTGATACGTTTGCGTCGGGCAAGAACCCCCTGATCGACAAGCCAGTGGCGGACGCGACCCTCCCCAAGGCCGATGGCACGGGCTCCGAGAGCCTCTACGGCGATAAAAAACAAAAGGCGACTGTCGTGCTGTTTCTCTCGGCGCGCTGTCCCTGCTCCGGTGGCTACGACAAGCGCAATAAAGAGCTGGCCGATGCCTATGCCTCCAAGGGCGTGCGCTTTGTGGCGGTGAACTCCAGCGCCGACGAGCCCGACGCCGAGATCGCGGCCCATGCCAAGGCCCACGGCTTTACGTTCCCCGTCCTGCGCGATGCCGACCACAAACTCGCCGATACCCTCAATGCCCAGGTCACCCCCGAGGCGTTTGTCATGGACGCACAAGGGGTCCTGCGCTACCACGGCCGCATCGACGATAGCCGCGACGAGAAGGCGATCCTGGCCCACGACCTGCGCAACGCTCTGGACTTTCTCCTCGCCGGTCAGCCGCCCAAGGTCAAGTCCACGACCCCCTTCGGCTGCTCCATCGCCCGCCAGAAGCTCTAGTGGACCCTCTGGAGGGACTCGACGAGGTCCCGTGGCACGCGCTAAACCATGCCTACGGCCCGGCGACGGATGTGCCGCGCCTACTCCGCGCCCTGGCCTCTGAGAGCCCTGAGGCGCGCTGGGATGCGTTTATGCACCTCCATGCGAATATCTACCACCAAGGGACGGTCTATGAGGCGACTCCCTACGCCGTTCCCTTTTTAATTCGTCTCTTTGAGGCGCCAGAGACACCCGAGCGTGAGCCCGTTGCGCTCTTGCTGGTCATGATTGGGAACGGCTGGGGCTGGCTCGAAGGGCCGGCGACAACGACGCGGCACCTGCACAAGCGCCTCCTGCGAGCCGGAACTTCCTACGAAAAAGAACAAGAGCGCTCAAGACGCATTGCCGAAGAGGCCCGTGCTTTAGTCGCCCCCGTGCTCCCACGCGTGATCGCCGCGCTCCCTGCGTTTGCGGGGAGGCTACGAACGAGTATTCTCTATACCCTCGCTGAGTATCCCGCAAACCTCCCCACACTAGAGCCGATCTTGGA from the Armatimonas rosea genome contains:
- a CDS encoding 3-keto-disaccharide hydrolase, yielding MKVKVLAALAALVLMVPSAMAQKFEKIFDGTTLNGWKLIGGHGPGYVIKDGCIVCPADGGGNLFTEKEYSDFVYRFEFKLTPGANNGIGLRAPYEGDAAYVGMECQVLDDPAPVYAKLEPGQYHGSIYKVLPAKRGALKPTGEWNKEEIRCEGRRITVTLNGKKIVEGDLNAVSDPATLAAHPGMLRPSGHIGFLGHNSEVWFRNLEVKDLSKAPKDNVAPKGFTALFNGKDLKGWKGLLGNPLTRAKLSPEELAAQEKVKTDEALKHWTAKDGVICYDGKNDSLCTVKDYKNFELLVSWKIGPGGDSGIYLRGSPQVQIWDTALTNVGAQVGSGGLYNNQKNPSKPTQVADNPVGEWNEFRILMVGDRVTVYLNNKLVVQSVQMENYWDRKIPIFPTGQIELQHHGNPIFFKNIYVRELP
- a CDS encoding redoxin domain-containing protein; the encoded protein is MGKPPIKALLLTLAGVWTAAGLGIYSLTRFDRQQNITMLLPRTKAPIFVLPDQTGRLHNLADYDQRSVALVFLPGVSDEVRGELRSLKNEMKRFDKIGVKVFAVAPLERSVAAELHDSESLNFPILLDTGGKIGQQFGVAPGRPYVSYVLGPQAKVLLPIATVQPKEHGTQLVELAACFFDTFASGKNPLIDKPVADATLPKADGTGSESLYGDKKQKATVVLFLSARCPCSGGYDKRNKELADAYASKGVRFVAVNSSADEPDAEIAAHAKAHGFTFPVLRDADHKLADTLNAQVTPEAFVMDAQGVLRYHGRIDDSRDEKAILAHDLRNALDFLLAGQPPKVKSTTPFGCSIARQKL
- a CDS encoding R3H domain-containing nucleic acid-binding protein, producing MILSVLPERVHAALAPHLVEHSDLLELVLDLGRPAEARFGNNLQIELLPASDDPLDPANEVTLEDIDHITERISDFGFDNRAGIERTLHRISCIRNRRDRVVGLTLRIGRAVFGTVDIIRDIVESGKSILMLGRPGVGKTTKLREVARILSSEFRKRVVIVDTSNEIAGDGDIPHPAIGRSRRMQVKRPEEQHAVMIEAVENHMPQVIVIDEIGTEQEAFAARTIAERGVQLVGTAHGNTLENLLLNPTLSDLVGGIQSVTLGDEEAKRRGTQKTVLERKAPPTFDVIIEILEVDKLAIHHDVAKVVDKMLRGQQPRPEIRVRNTGGVVEVVQKAELPPDRPGERTGGTYGMTFDPEPISPSYDEGRGRGMGTERGMGSERSAGSDVKSIGTSGKTVHLFPYGVSRSRLERAMANLRVPGVVARDMKDADLIVALKATFRREPSKIHEARNKNIPTFVVRSNTYIQIESALREVFGLQPTVLPTDEEAAIAEASDAIEHVQETGEAVELAPQNAYVRRLQHQLVERAELGSESIGVEPRRRLKILPAHQR
- a CDS encoding ATP-grasp domain-containing protein codes for the protein MLAETLPRRGIPVTLFTAKQLARRQLALTPESLVAGSIDSVRSALKQLKIPLPEPHDYPDCLRPYLHRRVWTSTLGAELDRAADGAAPRFLKPAGHTKRFTGFVLESTADFWQAVGVSRSLPVCCSEVVAWRSEWRVFVLDGMVLDIRHYAGDSTALPERSVMEQAIATLTASKTHVRAYAIDFGVLATGQTALVEVNDGFSLGSYGLAPALYTDLTIARWEELLEASEA
- a CDS encoding DUF6785 family protein, with the protein product MNQRAVTPRALFIGIAFALFFAAVTPYNDFKVAATYIAGTQFPIGALFVLFFFAFAINALLRTVAPKAVFQRGELLTIWTLILVASGIPSSGMMRYFIPEIVAHKAFANDTNNWEQKFLGELPKWTQFQDKEAADAFFNGYHKGEEHIPWEAWRGPLFFWGMLAMLFLLATFSICTLLRRQWIENEKFSFPLVTLPLLIAEDPEPGRKVNAFFRNPMLWGGVLFSTVIHTVKGLHLLYPSIPDINLEWSFNDFLTVRPWNLVGWFPARLLFMVIGIAYLLPAEVCFSLWFFFLVFKLQVLICGLYNWLMPGPQGYSDTNFSALQAYGGGIALVLWTLWTGRRHFGDIVEKALGGPRAKEIDDSGELLSYRAALICLFIAYGGIALWLTLAGVSILLTLVSLVTMTLGLITISWAVCQAGLVFMAQPYGSIDIFSFLFGTAPFKTSQLFTMTRWETMFLFDPREMLAPSVMMGARTTSTSPKNSRALMTAMVVTVLLAFGVSLYASLALPYYNGGGNSLNNEFTYHWSPERPLNFLGGAASVPFKGDISNGLHLLTGFVVFLGLLFLRARFNFGVHPIGILCAGVWAIKMLWLSLFVGWLAKSIIQRYGGMKGYQFFLPFFLGLVLGDVINSAIWVGLGYATKVGYMVMPN